The Lineus longissimus chromosome 8, tnLinLong1.2, whole genome shotgun sequence region tgacgtagtttcagtttgatcgcattcaactattactataaatccattgattGAACAgtcagtggtgcttcgttagtcaacagatgaccttttttggggtgtgatcggggattgtaaactcgttccaaactATTTGTAGGCCAACACTAGGCCGGATATGAGGAACAATATAAACCCAAACACCAGCAATGTCATCAGAGCTGCAAGTCAGATGCAGGGCCCgaatttttcatttattttgacgACCTCcgccgccatgttgtttttcATAGAATTTTCGCTTCTAACAATATTGTAAGGATACCCCTTCGATTGAAACTGTTCTTTCGTGTGGTTGATGGTGTAAACCTTGTCAGCCTTGCCTACATTGACAGAGGGCTTTGCTGGCTGGAAAATTTTAGTTCCCAGAAGCGGCATATTGCCAAAATCTAGGATAAAACCGGGAGGAAACCAAAAAGTTCAAATACGGCGGGAATTTCCCATTCAGTCCATCAGCAAACTCTCCCAGCAAAGGTTAGGAGGGCAgagtctattctacagaccaaagactttacagacctcgttttttggctctcacttttttattagtggagattttcataaaatctaaagtgatattagaccaaaaacggtttccgcatatgctcagaaaaaatttttgaaaaaaaataaatttcagtaccttgattttgaagaaataaaagtctgtaattctcagacttctaaataagaaaaaacagaccaacttcaaaggcaaattaagatattttaaaaacattttttaaataaaagatTAGGTTTGTTATGTGAAGGGTGATACAAAGATtatgaatatgtcaacaaacaatcgataattttaacagttaaagaaatatcacgaattttctgaacacctctcaaaacgtcaacaacaacaaaaatttcaaaaaaattttctgagcatatgcggaaaccgtttatgatctaatatcactttagattttaTGAAAATATCTAATActaaaaaagtgagagccaaaaaacgaggtctgtaaagtttttggtctgtagaatagagcCTGCCGGTTAGGAGCACTATCTAACTCTGCAATGCGCCTACTCACTTGTGTATGAACAAATTGGATGGTTTACTAACATTGAATATTTTTGTAGCGTTGCGATACAAAAGTAGTTCAAAATGTATGGAATAAATTGAGTAAGGTAGGAAACGTGCCCCGTTCACTGACAGTCCAGTCCGCTGATACCCCAACAGTGCGTCCGTACCCTACTTATGCGGGCCAATCATAATCGTTGTTTTGTACAAGCTTATTTTCAGTGCGATTCAAAAAATTAGCTGTGGGCGCCATGTTGATCAGTTGATGTTGTTTACTTCTTCTTACGAGAATAAAGGTGTATTTAAGAGTATATTTGAGAGGggcaaaatgaaattttttgaaatgtttcggccaaaatcacggtcaaaaacacatattttagtGACCTctgctagctacgcccctgcaaTACGActtataatatttgggggttttcgtgattgtccggcccaattggcaatattgccatttggcatttgggatggtgaacagagctaggagcaaatgcgacgctaatgatttatttaaagaaatgaaatgcccgatttaacatcctgcagaatcaggggaatctggcgtttccagtgatatacgacacaaatgggttgtcctcatgcattcattttggaaacgcattttaaaatagatgttacgtcctgttaatggggcacgtcatcatcgcgtacatttgggaaaaactccctaacgagacctttgTCAATAGAAATGGATGCAATGtttcaaaaggtcaaggtcattgcctTTCCCTGAAAATTGCGGAAACTTTAAAATCTAACTGAATGCACACGTTTGCACTTTGTAACACAATCAGACTTTCAATAATAAGCGTAATGAAATGCAACGGAGTAAACCTGTATTAAAGTTTGGATCACTGGGACGAGCTTTGTATGTTTTCACTTCATTCAGTTCACTGTTTTAAGTGTTCGAAAGTGACAGTGCATGACAGTGTGTCTCATAAAAATTGGTTACCAAGCAGGGTTCCTGTAGTGTTTAATGGAACTTTTTACTTCATAATTTCTGTCATTGCTGGTCAAGTCCCTTCTTATTGACACATATTGCCTTTTGACTTATGTTGTATCATGAATactagacgaattcgaagaagacgaattaGTGGCAAAACAAATCGATGTTGACGATGTTGTTTGGGACCTGCTCCTGCAGGCTGTGTCTGCCTGCTGTCACTGAGTCACTGTGTCCGGCCTGCATGGTCCATCGTGGAACCAAGGGTCAACGTGGACCATGCGCATGGGCCATGCATTGTAATTGCCTGAAGAAAGGCTGTCAGATATTCCTGAGTGAAGGCAGAAAAGGCCTTTTCCTGTGGTCTGCCTTTTTTATGAGGCTACTTCAAGGCCTAGCAAGCCTGGCTTTTAGACATTGCAAACCTTTATCTGCTTTTTcttttcagtcatgtcagtgttaACTGCAATCTTCTTTCAAAGGACATGACGGACTGATTCATTCAACATCACGAAACAACTCCTATACCAAACACTGAAACAGAGACCAGAATCGATCACAATGGGTGTGCATAATCTTTGGAAGATTCTTGACCCGGTTAAAGAATCAGTCAAGCTGGAATCACTGAGGGGACAGACACTCGCAGTTGATCTGAGTGTCTGGATCTGTGATGCTCAGGGTGTCAAGCAGATGCAGGGAGTGGTCGCCAAACCACATTTGAGGTAAGGATGCATACCCatggtttgattttaaaatgatgCTGGTTTGGTTGTGCATGGTGACATATTGTAGGCTATCGTCTTTTTATTCATCACTGAATAGGTATAGGAGGTCTTGTTCTGACAACAGAACATTATATTTATACTGAAATAACTGCATCACTCATCAGGCAAAACACATACATATCCCATTTCTATACATTGATGTGTGCAATACTCATCTACTTGATCTCCAGGCCACACAAGGATAGGACAAAATTCATAAACTGATGAATATGAGCATAGTATATAACCTGGTATCTATCTTGGTTGTGTCAGTCCACCACCCAAACAAATAGTATGCAATAAGCCTCTCCTCCATGTCTTATAGGACACCTCCAATTCATGACACCAATTTCTGCTTTCCAGGAACTTATTTTTCCGTGTGTCACATCTACTGCAGCTCGGCATCAGTCTGGTCTTCGTCGTGGATGGTGAAGCACCAGAACTCAAGTGGGAGGCGATGATGATAAGGCAACAGGCAAGGTAAGCCAGTTGATCACAGGCGAGAGAAAATAGGGTTTGTGTACATTGTAGGCTATTCACCTGTgcctgaagaaaaaacattgcCACTGGACAAGGACCAGATGGGTCTACGTGATGAAAGTATAGAAGATATAGTGCATAACACCAATCTTAAAAATATATTTGCATCCTTCTCCTATTTACTTTGAAGTTTTGAATGAAGGACTTATGCCTTTACAACGCAGAGCGGTTAATTTTCTCTTTTTCCAGATTTGGGCACGCTGGTGTGAGGACAGGTGGAAAGCCAGCCAAGAGGCCTGGTCGGTCACACTTCAGACGACTTATCAATGAGTGCTGCCAGATGTTGGACTATCTTGGTGTCTCGTACGTCCAGAGTGTTGGTGAGGCTGAGGCATTCTGTGCTCTCCTCAATAAATCAGGGGTGAGTTGTGGTTCTGGTAGCAAATTAAAGTCCaattcaccctggagaatctaCCAATTCaccagcttgccgagaatcaaGTTGGCCTTCCAACTTGCTGAGTTGGCCTGTCCTGGGTAAGGAAAAGATTCTTCAATAATGGTGAAAAACTGTCTTGTTGGAGTCTTCCAACGAAATAATGTGTTCATCTGATAACATTATTCTCCatgcatgacatgacatgatatTCAATGATCAATCACTTGTAGGCCCTTTCtatatgtttttaatttgtgaagcagtgttccTTTATTCTCCTTACAACCTCGTCCTCCTCCAGTTTGCAGATGGCGTGATAACACAGGATGGAGACGCATTCTTGTACGGCGCAACCAGAGTATATAAGAATTTCAGCATCAGTGGAAAGGTGAGAGTTGATATCAAGGTGTCCAAAACTTACCACTCCAGTGAGTATCATTAATGGGACCCTTCACACCCAAAATGATGGCTGCCATCAGCTAGCTACTTTCCAACTCAACATTTAGATACAGACAAGTCTAGTTCCTTGCATTGTCTTGTCCcaatctcatcatcatcatcatcatcatcatcatcatcatcatcatcatcatcatcatcatcatcatcatcatcatcatcatcatcatcatcatcatcatcatcatcatcatcatcatcatcatcatcatcatcttcatcatcatcatcatcatcatcatcttcatcatcatcatcatcatcatatcatcatcatcatcatcatcatcatcatcatcatcatcatcatcatcatcatcatcatcatcatcatcatcatcttcatcatcatcatcatcatcatcatcatcttcatcatcatcatcatcatatcatcatcatcatcatcatcatcatcatcatcatcatcatcatcatcatcatcatcatcatcatcatcatcatcatcatcatcatcatcatcatcatcatcatcatcatcatcatcatcatcatcatcatcatcatcatcatcatcatcatcatcatcatcatcatcatcatcatcatcttcatcatcatcatcatcatcatcatcatcatcatcatcatcatcatcatcatcatcatcatcatcatcgtataaGGTCTTTTTTCTTCAGTCCTTGGTTACTCCGAGAGCAAAGACCGCCAACAACTTTTCTCCATGATCTTCTGTCCCTGACAATCTCTCCCGTTCTTGCCAAGGGTGACCCATGGTCTACATGTCACTCTCAAGGTCCTGGACTGTTCCTTGGTCTTCTGCCCCCTGCGGGTTCCATCTCGGTTCTTGATGATGCCGGATGGCTGTTTCCTCAGTGTAAGCCTGATCCAGCACCATATAAATGTTGATATTTATTTCAGGATGCACAGATTGAGAGTTATAGCATCGAACATGTGAATGCCAAACTGCACTTGAATAGAGACAAGTTGATTGCCCTTGGTTTGTtgcttggttgtgactatgtccctaaGGGTGTGCCAGGCATCGGCAAGGAGACGGCCATGAAGTTTATGATGGCATACAGAGAGACAACAAGTGTGCTGGAAAGGTAAGGTGAAATATTGTCCTTGGCCTGTtactaggttgtgactatgtccttaGAGGTCTactccttggttgtgacaatgtccctaAGGGTGTCTCAGGCGTGAGACAGCCATGAAGTTAATGATGGCATACAAAGAGACAACATGTGTGCTAGAAAGGTAAGGTGAAATATTGTCCTTGGCCTGTTactaggttgtgaccatgtccTTTAGAGGTCTactccttggttgtgacaagggtgatatgaataaacactagtaaatgcttttacttctatgttgtacagaaatgcctagtgtaaatgtacgtgaaattttaagtaaaagcatttcctagtctttattcatatcacccaatgtcccTAATGGTGTCTCAGGCGTGAGACAGCCATGAAGTTTGGAATGGAAAGTTTAAAACAAATACTTTTCAATCGGTACTCATCTCAGTTTGGAGTAAGACAACTTGGACAAAGAGGCTTGCCTAGAATCTTGCGCTGGTGTTTAGAACCGGGTCTACCGGTAATTTGATCATGATCCAAAGAGTTCGCGCAACTTGATCAGCAGCCTACGTTACAAGAAGATGTGTCTTTCCTTGTAGGTTCAGGGAATGGAAGGCACATCCATCCAGAGTCGATTCCTCCATAGAGGGGAAGTTGAAAAGCAAGGCTCTCGTTGTGAAAGAGTTCCCGTTTGAGAAAGTGATTGATGAGTTCATGGTCGTCAAGGATACATGTCCTAGAAAGGCACTGACGTGGAACAAGCCTCAGATTGACAAATTATACGTAAGTAATCGTAAATGATCTTGAAATTGCTGTTTGATATCTACTTCTGAGCCCTTGCTTAACTTCATATCATCAAATCCATGAAATTTAGAATCGAAAGTGTGTAATCACTGTCCGTTTAATCCGTCTTGCAAACAAGCAGGTTTTATTGCTGCAACTTGCGATTATTATCACTTTTCCCAATgctgaagaggaagaggaagaagaaccactgcaatgtgcaacaaaaagattGCTCGTCTGTGGGTCAAATAAGTATTCGCTGGGTTTATGATTGATGACAGGTTGTTACTATGAACAAAACTGCAATTCTGATTCATGTCACGGAAGCTGTTCAAAAATGAAGAAAGTTTGACCATAATTTTTCAGGAATTCAATGAAAAAATGGAATGGTCGCGAGCGTACACGAACGAGAAGATCATTCCTCTCCTCACCCTGTACGACATGAGATCAAGACGCAAGAATCACAGTCATCTTTCTGAACCTAAACCAGAGCGGTAAATATCATGACTTAAGTTATCAATCTGAACCATTAGAAAATAAAGGGCTCAGACAATATGTTAATGATAGACAGCTCGGATAATCCAGTTTGCCACCGATAGGTAAAAGGTTGAGGAATTTGCCTTTGTGCGCTATGAACAGTGATGTGCCGACTGACTGAATCGGTCTGCGTGAAAAAATTGGCACTGAACAAGACAGTGCTGTTCATAACATTCCCCGGCTGTTTTACTGATATTGACCAAGACAGGAAACTCTTAGGGGGCTCATTTCTGCCCACAGCTGTCTGCAAACTCTAGGTACTCTTGTCCCCCTAGTGCGAAAATTGTGCAACTTGGAAGTGTTGAGGAATGGTCATTTTTTGTCCTGGAATGTACATGTGTCACTGTCTACGTTTATTCTATTTCAGTATCGTGAAAGCAAGAGTGAGGCAGTTTGTTCCATGTTTTGAGATTTGGTGGGAGAGGCTAGGTAAGATTTGAATAAACCAGGCCGCTGGGGCAGATGAAAAGTCTGAGGATCTAGGAAGGGAGGCCACTGTTAAGAAAGAATGGGGGACCTGGTGGTTATAATTGTAAATTTAAAGATTATTTGTTAGTTTCAAACACTTTCCAATATATGGAGGGCAGGTCTATGCATCTACATCTCTCCTTTGAACCACAACTGAAAAAACATACCTTCAGGGGATTCATTTTCCAGAGTATTTTGTCAAAACCATCATTATGACCATATGTTCTGTGTCACTGTCACTTTGTCCTTCCTTTTCATCAAAGGCAAAGTGGATGCTTGGGAAATAAAACTGACTGTTTGCGAGTTTTCTGTCATCAGCGTTTTGTCTGACGCCTCAAAATCTTTCCAACTTCCACCATCCACGtactgattcaaagtcctccacAGCCTGTGAGTCAGCCATTCTTGATTCATCTTTCAGAGTGTGACACGGATCCTGAGAACACTGCTGAATTCTACACAACATTTGAGGAAAAAGACATATTCACCAAATGCTATCCCGAGCTGGTTTCAGCATTTGAAGAGGAGGCCAACAAGAAAAATGTCGGGGGCGAGAAGACGAAACGGACTGCAAAGAAAAAGACTGTTGCAGTAAATCTGGGCTCTGAGTTGTATGAGGTGATGGTACATCCCGTAGACAGTCTGAAACTTTCCGACCTGACTCTTGAAGATTCTGCCAATGGCTGCCCAGAGCCAAAATATTCAGCAGCTACGGCTCCCGGAAAACTGCCAGATAGCAACGTTCTGTACTCGAATGAAGATTCGAGGTGTGTTTCTAGAACTAGCAGAGCTAATCTAGCCATTCCGTGGAGCAGGGAGACACTAGGTTTGTCAAACACATGTACTTTGAAAGGACAGCCACAGGACAAGCTTCAGATTGGCTCTTGTGGAGGTATCGATATACCATATTCAACTGAGAACTCTAGGACTAGCAGCAATGATATTGGTCCTCCTGTAGGCCGCAACATGTTTGGTTCATCAAGTACATGGTCTTTGAACAAAAAAGTCCCACAACAGAAAATGCTTGAGATGGTTTCTAGGGAGAGTTGTTGTGATCTTCTTGCAGTTCCGGGCAGCGTCGGCCCCACAGATAGAAGGATGGATGCTGATGATCGTGATGAACCTGCTGACCTTGTGACCCGTCTTCTGAGGCTTCGTCTTCAGTCATCAGAATCGCCACCAATGGAGAAAAATAAAACCAAGACCAAAGGCACCGCAGATGACAACATCTTCGAAAAATCCTGTGATAAGAAAAGCTGCATGCGACAAAGCCCCCATGGACAAGATTCACCTATCTTTTGCGCGGGGAAGAATCAAACTTTGGGAATCACTTTCCAAAGTTTTAATGATTCATCGCTGATCAGGGAGAGTGATAAGTTTCAGGGGGATCTTCCAGCATCCAGTACAGGTGAAAGTTACATTTTCACAAGTCCCTCTCCCGTTGATGGGGAAAGGATTCTGGATGGAGCTGACCAAAGTCACACCAGTTTTCAAAGTCTGAATGATTCTGTCCTGTTGAAAGAAAGCAATAGACTTTATCTTGATCAGCCAGAGTTATATCAGACGGTTGATCAGTGTTTTGGGGATTCTTCAATGCTGTCGGAATCTCAGGTATATGGGTATACTGGAGGTGCCAGAGTTGGGGCTGATTGCTCACTTGATTGGGCCAAAAAGCAATTTGAAAATGGCAGAAGCTCACGTCCCGAGGAATCTCAGTTGAATGGAGTTGTAGGAAGCAGCAGACTTGATGTGGAGTCTTCAGAAGATAGGGACACCCAGTTGTATGAGGAGCCCAGTGGTGAGGCTTTAGAAGATAAGGACACCCAGTTGTATGGGGAGCCCAGTGGTAAGGCTTTAGAAGATAAGGACACCCAGTTGTATGGGGAGCCCAGTGGTGAGGCTTTAGAAGATAAGGACACCCAGTTGTATGAGGAGCCCAGTGGTGAGGCTTTAGAAGATAAGGACACCCAGTTGTATGAGGAGCCCAGTGGTGAGGCTTTAGAAGATAAGGACACCCAGTTGTATGAAGAGCCCAGTGGTGAGGCTTTAGAAGATAAGGACACTCAGTTGTATGAGGAGCCCAGTGGTGAGGCTTTAGAAGATAAGGACTCTCAGTTGTATGAGGAGCCCAGTGGTGAGGCTTTAGAAGATAAGGACATGCTTGTGGGCCTACCTCATACGGAAAGAACTGGATCAAGATATTTGTGGAGTAACTTTGGACGGAGAACTGATGAAGAGAAACAAGAACCAGGAGAATCTGAATATCGAATTGATCCCATCGGCATAAAGAATGAACCTGGCGAAAATGCCTCGGACTTCTATAAATTCCACTTGCAGGTGGTCGAAAATGAATTGGGATATGTCAGGAACGACTCTCTTAGAGTTGGTGCTGTTGTCAAGCAGGAACCACTCCCTCCTAAATCTGTGAACGACCCTGATTCAAGTCACCATGAAAATACCTTTGATCGATGTGGTAAGTTTGGAGAA contains the following coding sequences:
- the LOC135493019 gene encoding uncharacterized protein LOC135493019, whose protein sequence is MGVHNLWKILDPVKESVKLESLRGQTLAVDLSVWICDAQGVKQMQGVVAKPHLRNLFFRVSHLLQLGISLVFVVDGEAPELKWEAMMIRQQARFGHAGVRTGGKPAKRPGRSHFRRLINECCQMLDYLGVSYVQSVGEAEAFCALLNKSGFADGVITQDGDAFLYGATRVYKNFSISGKDAQIESYSIEHVNAKLHLNRDKLIALGLLLGCDYVPKGVPGIGKETAMKFMMAYRETTSVLERFREWKAHPSRVDSSIEGKLKSKALVVKEFPFEKVIDEFMVVKDTCPRKALTWNKPQIDKLYEFNEKMEWSRAYTNEKIIPLLTLYDMRSRRKNHSHLSEPKPERIVKARVRQFVPCFEIWWERLECDTDPENTAEFYTTFEEKDIFTKCYPELVSAFEEEANKKNVGGEKTKRTAKKKTVAVNLGSELYEVMVHPVDSLKLSDLTLEDSANGCPEPKYSAATAPGKLPDSNVLYSNEDSRCVSRTSRANLAIPWSRETLGLSNTCTLKGQPQDKLQIGSCGGIDIPYSTENSRTSSNDIGPPVGRNMFGSSSTWSLNKKVPQQKMLEMVSRESCCDLLAVPGSVGPTDRRMDADDRDEPADLVTRLLRLRLQSSESPPMEKNKTKTKGTADDNIFEKSCDKKSCMRQSPHGQDSPIFCAGKNQTLGITFQSFNDSSLIRESDKFQGDLPASSTGESYIFTSPSPVDGERILDGADQSHTSFQSLNDSVLLKESNRLYLDQPELYQTVDQCFGDSSMLSESQVYGYTGGARVGADCSLDWAKKQFENGRSSRPEESQLNGVVGSSRLDVESSEDRDTQLYEEPSGEALEDKDTQLYGEPSGKALEDKDTQLYGEPSGEALEDKDTQLYEEPSGEALEDKDTQLYEEPSGEALEDKDTQLYEEPSGEALEDKDTQLYEEPSGEALEDKDSQLYEEPSGEALEDKDMLVGLPHTERTGSRYLWSNFGRRTDEEKQEPGESEYRIDPIGIKNEPGENASDFYKFHLQVVENELGYVRNDSLRVGAVVKQEPLPPKSVNDPDSSHHENTFDRCGKFGESIPVTSHDDSGHVVIKQEVISRKRISNAREVGTFRSDSMGAALKQQNISPKHCSSSTTSQEMTSRTYSESRVVKQEAVSPKCCSSSSSVELKSPANSGSIVVKLEVTSPNHYSGGSSLSLTLGAHSAPLVVKQEVTSLNRHSSTPDRAITIKTKKQDELLSSCKVTPVHDDLYHNIVVKQEINCPPDSVQPFNNLDLLGKVNQLTTGASDLNEEMKSSSLLSNSVRFTSETVPADSEPVEFQPGFHKTAASSNSEGVRQVKMGQLNADSSQEMLSVSDIFRSDCVSKYCSSDNICESLAEVRHFNIGDTKNLLRKSLLVSRLFNSEVPFDSLASGITEGSVICGGEENRTVENLETPHLKTNSMSANDSVPCCTEIYHTMEEPSDQLERDSVRPVHHQRHSDGRVDAETSRDLEPVLLFDDTVVSCAPGCEDVIGCDEDVGMEMHLAEADENGALASTSRDPDVGVRTRQGRSKKAKPGKKKKPKKRKMKGSDDHDMSSILRQLATSESCPSSPAILSLQSENDLLELLKSVATPESASVPQRLRSTMPTDSQLDDLLNQIGVPMSPAVDHAAADVQHDASPVELAQELLESPCRAHGTLGAKSHENSPLSAGSGGRILSDMLNVGATPTLCMTGADGSLLSDELKELLKDISTPVLSGREKENHPLGSGVMVRTPHGDMDASLLINLISAWPSGKKQHRIKKGKRKTRRKKMVPLAPLALTGDEDAGTW